The following coding sequences lie in one Peromyscus maniculatus bairdii isolate BWxNUB_F1_BW_parent chromosome 3, HU_Pman_BW_mat_3.1, whole genome shotgun sequence genomic window:
- the Inmt gene encoding indolethylamine N-methyltransferase produces the protein MEDKVYKDYEKEFSPRDYLDTFYNFNSGPVAEREIVKFSLQNLYQTFSAGGLKGDVLIDVGSGPTIYQLLAACEAFREIIVSDYTPQNLQELQKWLKKEPGAYDWSSIVQHACELEGDRSKWQEKEAKLRKTVTRVLKCDVTKTPPLGSAQVPLADCVLTFLAMECACLDVDTYRAALRRLADLLKPGGHLVTMVTLGFQSYVVGPKKFPGVYLERETVEKALQDAGCQVLKCNCTPLKYSKALCEGLCFVVARKSPSA, from the exons ATGGAGGACAAGGTATACAAGGACTATGAAAAAGAATTCAGTCCCCGAGACTACCTGGACACCTTCTACAACTTCAACTCAGGCCCCGTGGCAGAGCGGGAAATCGTGAAGTTTAGCTTGCAGAACCTTTACCAGACCTTCTCTGCGG GAGGTTTAAAGGGCGACGTCCTGATTGACGTCGGCTCGGGCCCCACCATCTACCAGCTGCTCGCAGCCTGCGAGGCCTTCCGGGAGATCATCGTCTCTGACTACACGCCGCAGAACCTGCAGGAGCTGCAGAAATGGCTGAAGAAGGAGCCAGGGGCCTATGACTGGTCCTCCATAGTGCAGCATGCATGTGAGCTGGAGGGGGACAG AAGCAAGTGGCAGGAGAAGGAGGCCAAGCTCCGAAAGACCGTCACTCGTGTACTCAAGTGTGATGTGACCAAGACACCCCCACTGGGGTCAGCTCAAGTGCCGCTGGCTGACTGTGTGCTGACCTTTCTGGCCATGGAGTGCGCCTGTCTTGACGTGGATACCTACCGGGCAGCCCTGCGCAGACTGGCTGACCTGCTGAAGCCAGGGGGCCACCTGGTCACCATGGTTACTCTGGGTTTCCAGAGCTATGTGGTAGGCCCCAAGAAGTTCCCTGGCGTTTACCTGGAGAGGGAGACGGTCGAGAAGGCTCTTCAAGATGCAGGTTGCCAGGTGCTGAAATGCAACTGCACCCCCCTCAAATACTCGAAGGCCTTATGTGAGGGTCTCTGCTTTGTAGTGGCCCGCAAGAGCCCCAGTGCCTGA
- the LOC107402455 gene encoding LIM domain kinase 1-like, protein MANEACLSPLTPPHGPPGCGTEHAHTVRVQGVDPGCMSPDVKNSIHVGDRILGINGTPIRNVPLDEIDLLIQETSRLLQLTLEHDPHDLLGHGPGSEPSPLPSPVHAPGGQAGSSAQQKPVL, encoded by the exons ATGGCAAACGAGGCCTGTCTGTCTCCATTGACCCCCCCTCATGGCCCACCAGGCTGTGGCACGGAGCATGCGCATACCGTCCGAGTCCAAGG GGTGGACCCTGGCTGCATGAGCCCAGATGTGAAGAATTCCATCCACGTTGGAGACCGCATCTTGGGAATCAATGGCACGCCCATCCGGAATGTGCCGCTGGACGAG ATCGACCTGCTGATCCAGGAGACCAGCCGCCTGCTCCAGCTGACCCTCGAGCACGACCCCCATGACTTACTGGGCCACGGGCCGGGGTCGGAGCCCagccccctgccctccccagtgCATGCTCCCGGCGGCCAGGCAGGCAGCTCTGCCCAGCAGAAACCTGTCTTGTAA